The window GATAACCCCTTCATAGTTAAAAAAAGCACCACAACAAAAAGTCATGGTGCTTGAAAAATTTCATAACAAAACCAGGCTCTTTTCAACGCTGACGAGGTTAGCTGACGGGCTCGGACTGAAAAGTGTCCTATTCATTAAGAAATACGCCCCTGTTAAATGGGTCCCCCGCTTCATATTTAAAAAATATAAACTAAGCGATTTGGTAATATTTATTTTTGAATTGATTTTACTCCTGTTTATTAACAGTGTCAAGTATTTTTTTAAAATTTTTCAGTAACAAAAATTTTTTTTCGTTATTTATAGTATAGGAAAAAATATATAAAAAATTTTAAAAAAAACTATTGACTTTTAAAATTTAAAGTGCTAGTATTCATAGCTATAAAAACCCTTTGTAGTTAAAAATACTCATTTACTAAACTTAATTTTTTTAATTTTAGGAGGGAGTCATATGAAATTTTCAATAGTAACTGTTTGTTTGTTCTTTGCAGCAACTTATGTATCAAGATTCATTGCTTTTTAATTTTGTTATATAAAGTTTTAAGAATTACCAAGCAGTTTTATTTTATCTAATTTTTAATAAAAAAATAGTCTTTATAAAAATAAAATACTATTTTTATAAAAAGGAGAGAAATCTTATGTATATATTGGGAGCAATAATATTATTACTATTTGCATATTTATTTTACGTTTTATTCAATCCAGATAAATTTTAAGGAGGAAGGTAAAAATGAATTTAACTAATTTATTTCTTTTCCTTTTGGCTTTTATTATTTTAATTGTTCCAACAGGAAAACATATTTCAAAATTGATTATTCATGAAAAAACAATATGTGATTCATTTTTTTCAAAGATAGAAAAACCTATATTTTTAATAACAAAAATTGAAAATATGAGCTTAAAAGATTATATATTAGCTTTTTTAGGAGCTAACTTATTTATGTTTATATTAACTTATGTAATATTGGCAGTAGAAGGTTCATCACCATCACTTGCATTTAATACAGCAGTAAGTTTTATAACAAATACAAACTTACAACACTATTCAGGAGAATGGTTAAATGGCATGGGTTCAAGATTAGCTCTTATAAACTTAATGTTTACATCAGCAGCTAGTGGACTTGCAATATGTATGGCAATAGCTAGAGGAATTTTAGGATATAGATTAGGAAACTTTTTTGAAGATTTAACAAAATCAACTACAAGAGTCTTACTTCCAATAGCTTTAGGAGTTGCTATTGTGTTAGTTATATTGGGATTGCCTCAAACTTTTGAAACTCAAACAGTGGTAAAAACTTTAGAAGATAAATATCAAGTTATTGCATTAGGACCAGCAGCAGCTTGGGAAGCAATAAAACATTTGGGAACAAACGGTGGAGGATTATTTTCAGCAAACTCTTCACACCCATTTGAAAATGTTAGTTTATATACTAACTATATAGAAATGATGTGTATGATGATAATACCAGGGGCTATAGTAATGGGATTTGGTATGGCAGCTAAAAATAAAAAACAAGGTTGGTTTATATTTATACCGATATTCTTATTATTCTTACTTTCATTATTTGTACTTTACTATTTTGAAAAACAAGGAACACCAATATTTACTCAATATGGAATGAAGGGCATTAACATGGAAGGTAAAGAGATGAGATTTGGGCTTCTAGCTTCAATATTATTTACAGATGTAACAACATCATTTACTACAGGTAGTGTAAATAATATGCATGATTCTTTAACTCCTATGGGAGGTTTAGTTCCTCTATGGAATATGATGTTAAACTGCATTTTTGGTGGAAAAGGTGTAGGATTTATGAATATAATCATGTATATGATTTTAAGTGTATTCCTATGTGGATTGATGGTGGGAAGAACTCCAGAATTCTTTGGTAAAAAAATAGAAGCTAAAGAAATTCAAATTATAACTTTCCTAATTCTAGTTCACCCTATTATTATATTAGTACCTAGTGCTATTTCACTTGTTTGTGAAATGGGAAGTAGTGCAATAACAAATGGGGGATTCCATGGAGTATCTCAAGTACTATATGAATATACTTCAAGTGCTGCAAATAATGGATCAGGATTTGAAGGATTAGGAGATGGAACAACTTTCTGGAATATTACTACAGGTATAGTTATGTTTTTAGGAAGATATATAAGTATGGCATTGATGGTTGTAGTAGGATATTCAATGTATAAAAAACAATCTGTACCTATTACAAGTTCAACTTTTAAAACAGATAATTTAGTATTTTCATTTATATTATTCTTTATAATTTTAATAATTGGTGCTCTTACATTCTTACCTGCTTTAGCATTAGGACCAATAGCAGAACATTTGAGCATCTGGGGGTAAATAAATCATGAGTAGAAAAAAACAAGTAAGTTCCTTTTCTAAGGATATATTAAAACAAGCATTAATAGATTCGTTTAAAAAATTTGACCCTAGAATTATGATTAAAAATCCAGTAATTTTTATTGTTGAAATAGGATTCTTCTTAACTTTAGCTTTAACAATTTGTCCTACATTATTTAGTAAAGAAGAAGCTGAACTTAGGGTATTTAATGGGCTTATATCATTTATTTTATTTATAACAGTAGTCTTTGCAAACTTTGCTGAATCCATAGCAGAGGGAAGAGGAAAAGCTCAAGCTGATAGTTTAAAGAAAACTAGAAAAAAGACTTTAGCTAAATTATTAAATTCTGATGGAACAACAACAGTAATTGATGCAGGATCATTAAAAAAAGGTGATATAGTAGTTGTTGAAACAGGAGAAATAATACCAAATGATGGAACAGTAATAGAGGGAATTGCGTCAGTTGATGAATCGGCTATTACTGGAGAATCAGCTCCAGTTATTAAAGAAGCTGGAGGAGATTTTTCATCGGTAACAGGTGGAACTCGTGTAGTAAGTGACAGAATAGTAGTAGAAATTTCAGTTTCTGCTGGAGAATCATTCTTAGATAAAATGATAAGTCTTGTTGAGGGAGCAGAGAGAAAGAAAACACCAAATGAGATTGCGTTAAATACATTACTTGTAGGATTGACTCTTATTTTTTTAATGGTAATTGTAACATTATTCCCAATGGGAACATATGCTGGAGTATATTTACCAATAGCAACTTTAATTGCTCTTCTAGTTTGTCTTATCCCTACAACAATAGGTGGTTTGTTATCAGCTATCGGAATAGCAGGAATGGATAGAGTAAATAAATTTAATGTTATTGCAATGTCTGGTAAAGCAGTTGAATCTTGTGGAGATATTGATACAATTATACTTGATAAAACAGGAACAATTACTTTTGGGAATAGATTAGCAAGTGAATTTTTTCCAGTAAATGGAGTTTCAGAAAAAGATTTAATAGAATATTCTGTTATATCTTCATTAAAAGATATGACTCCAGAAGGAAAATCAATAGTTGAACTAGGAAAAAAACTTGGAACATCACTAAATGAAAAAGAGTATGAAGATGCAGAATTTTTAGAATTTAGTGCTCAAACAAAAACGAGTGGAATAAATTTAAAAGATGGTAAAAAGATAAGAAAAGGTTCAGGATCATCAATTAAAAAATTTGTAACTGAACTTGGTGGAGATATTCCAAAAGATCTTGATGGTATTGTAGATAAAGTTTCAAGACTTGGAGGAACTCCTTTGGTTTTAGCTGTAGATAATAAAATATATGGAGTAATTTATTTAAAAGATACAGTAAAACCAGGTTTAAAAGAGAGATTTGAAAATATAAGAAAAATGGGAATTAAAACTATAATGTGTACAG of the uncultured Fusobacterium sp. genome contains:
- the kdpF gene encoding K(+)-transporting ATPase subunit F codes for the protein MYILGAIILLLFAYLFYVLFNPDKF
- the kdpA gene encoding potassium-transporting ATPase subunit KdpA, translated to MNLTNLFLFLLAFIILIVPTGKHISKLIIHEKTICDSFFSKIEKPIFLITKIENMSLKDYILAFLGANLFMFILTYVILAVEGSSPSLAFNTAVSFITNTNLQHYSGEWLNGMGSRLALINLMFTSAASGLAICMAIARGILGYRLGNFFEDLTKSTTRVLLPIALGVAIVLVILGLPQTFETQTVVKTLEDKYQVIALGPAAAWEAIKHLGTNGGGLFSANSSHPFENVSLYTNYIEMMCMMIIPGAIVMGFGMAAKNKKQGWFIFIPIFLLFLLSLFVLYYFEKQGTPIFTQYGMKGINMEGKEMRFGLLASILFTDVTTSFTTGSVNNMHDSLTPMGGLVPLWNMMLNCIFGGKGVGFMNIIMYMILSVFLCGLMVGRTPEFFGKKIEAKEIQIITFLILVHPIIILVPSAISLVCEMGSSAITNGGFHGVSQVLYEYTSSAANNGSGFEGLGDGTTFWNITTGIVMFLGRYISMALMVVVGYSMYKKQSVPITSSTFKTDNLVFSFILFFIILIIGALTFLPALALGPIAEHLSIWG
- the kdpB gene encoding potassium-transporting ATPase subunit KdpB is translated as MSRKKQVSSFSKDILKQALIDSFKKFDPRIMIKNPVIFIVEIGFFLTLALTICPTLFSKEEAELRVFNGLISFILFITVVFANFAESIAEGRGKAQADSLKKTRKKTLAKLLNSDGTTTVIDAGSLKKGDIVVVETGEIIPNDGTVIEGIASVDESAITGESAPVIKEAGGDFSSVTGGTRVVSDRIVVEISVSAGESFLDKMISLVEGAERKKTPNEIALNTLLVGLTLIFLMVIVTLFPMGTYAGVYLPIATLIALLVCLIPTTIGGLLSAIGIAGMDRVNKFNVIAMSGKAVESCGDIDTIILDKTGTITFGNRLASEFFPVNGVSEKDLIEYSVISSLKDMTPEGKSIVELGKKLGTSLNEKEYEDAEFLEFSAQTKTSGINLKDGKKIRKGSGSSIKKFVTELGGDIPKDLDGIVDKVSRLGGTPLVLAVDNKIYGVIYLKDTVKPGLKERFENIRKMGIKTIMCTGDNPLTAETITREAGIDEFVAECTPEQKIEVIKREQVQGKLVAMTGDGTNDAPALAQADVGIAMNSGTIAAKEAANMVDLDSNPTKILEVVGIGKQLLITRGALTTFSIANDIAKYFAIIPAMFIVAIPQMEKLNIMHLSSPVSAIVSALIFNAIIIPLLVPIALRGVKYKPMNVQLMLIKNLGIYGLGGIIAPFIGIKIIDIFIAPILSILGL